Proteins encoded together in one Impatiens glandulifera chromosome 1, dImpGla2.1, whole genome shotgun sequence window:
- the LOC124924404 gene encoding subtilisin-like protease SBT4.3, whose amino-acid sequence MANSRLSYYFLLSFVVALAIGLLCEAIDDDEERKVFIVYMGSLPEDKGYKAKSHHIRMLQALGKDKITGTMEETLVRSYTRSFNGFVARLTSREARKLENMEEVVSVFESRLYHTQTTKSWDYLGFSQDVLRNPPVESDIIIGSIDSGITPESESFSDQGLDNIPMKWKGVCEGGKNFTCNKKLIGAKSYTQESARDYSGHGTHTASTAAGREVPNTSFFGLANGTARGAVPGARIAAYKVCNLESCEGQAMLAAFDDAIADGVDIITISIGIGVPSNLSIDVISIGSFHAMEKGILTVQSGGNNGNDGLGSVTSIAPWLFTVAASSIDIKIINKLVLRNQHTLISTALNSFPTSINNISLVYGRIISSNCSESDARKCNPECVDPSLVKGKIVVCDALDDSGAMTVVTESGAAGVILSIRTNNSASFNVPLPSALLYDSDFSYVLSYLNSTRFPLARITKSEIVPLEKAPAVADFSGRGPNKILPQIFKPDITAPGIDILAAYSPFSGLSDYTDDDKRRSKFSIISGTSMACPHVAGAAAYLKSMHPLWSPSAIKSALMTTATPMNVSYNVDSELGYGAGQIDPLKALHPGLVYETFVHDYINMFCSLGSEGDKLLKIFRIKKSCPKGNLTSLKDLNYPSMVAPVDKDSAFNIQFSRIVKNVGRLPNSTYHAQITTGDSAIHVSVEPSILSFTQFRETKSFVLTVSGQWLNQDHISCSLVWSDGTYRVRSPILLYRNSIV is encoded by the exons TACCGGCACAATGGAGGAAACGTTGGTGAGAAGTTACACAAGAAGTTTTAACGGTTTTGTTGCGCGTCTTACCTCACGAGAGGCAAGAAAGTTGGAAA ACATGGAAGAGGTTGTCTCCGTATTTGAAAGTCGTCTATATCATACacaaacaacaaaatcatgGGACTACTTAGGTTTCTCTCAAGATGTTCTTCGAAATCCACCGGTTGAGAGCGACATCATAATCGGCTCCATTGATAGCGGTATAACACCAGAGTCTGAGAGTTTCTCTGACCAAGGTTTAGACAATATTCCCATGAAATGGAAAGGTGTTTGTGAGGGCGGCAAAAATTTCACTTGCAACAA GAAGCTCATCGGGGCAAAGTCCTATACACAAGAGAGTGCGAGGGATTATTCAGGTCATGGAACTCACACGGCTTCCACGGCAGCTGGAAGGGAAGTGCCAAACACTAGTTTTTTTGGCTTAGCAAATGGAACTGCTAGAGGAGCTGTACCAGGAGCTAGAATAGCCGCGTACAAAGTGTGTAACCTCGAAAGTTGTGAAGGTCAAGCTATGCTAGCCGCATTCGATGATGCCATTGCTGATGGTGTCGACATTATCACGATCTCAATAGGAATTGGCGTACCCTCAAACTTGAGCATAGATGTTATCTCAATCGGCTCCTTTCATGCAATGGAGAAAGGTATTTTAACCGTACAATCTGGTGGAAATAATGGAAATGACGGGTTAGGATCAGTGACAAGTATTGCACCATGGTTGTTCACTGTGGCTGCAAGTAGTATCGACATAAAGATCATCAATAAGCTTGTTCTTAGAAATCAACATACACTCATT AGTACCGCATTGAATTCTTTTCCCACGAGCATTAACAACATAAGCTTGGTGTATGGAAGAATAATCAGCTCCAATTGTAGCGAATCAGATGCAAG GAAATGCAATCCTGAATGCGTAGACCCTTCATTAGTTAAGGGAAAGATTGTAGTATGTGATGCCCTCGACGATTCAGGTGCCATGACCGTGGTGACCGAATCCGGAGCAGCCGGGGTTATTCTTTCAATAAGAACAAATAATTCTGCTTCTTTTAATGTACCTTTGCCATCAGCACTTTTGTATGACTCTGATTTTTCTTATGTTCTATCTTACCTCAACTCCACAAG GTTTCCGCTTGCACGCATAACAAAAAGTGAGATTGTTCCCCTTGAGAAAGCTCCCGCGGTAGCTGATTTTTCAGGAAGAGGCCCTAACAAAATCTTACCACAAATTTTCAAG CCTGATATAACCGCACCTGGCATTGATATTCTAGCTGCATATTCTCCTTTCAGCGGACTTTCAGACTACACTGATGACGACAAAAGACGCTCGAAGTTTAGCATCATATCAGGAACTTCCATGGCATGTCCTCATGTTGCTGGTGCGGCTGCTTATTTGAAATCAATGCATCCTCTTTGGTCTCCTTCTGCTATTAAATCCGCTCTTATGACCACCG CTACTCCAATGAATGTATCATATAATGTTGATTCTGAACTTGGCTATGGAGCTGGCCAAATCGATCCCTTGAAGGCCTTGCATCCCGGACTTGTGTACGAAACTTTTGTACACGattatattaacatgttttGTAGTCTAGGATCTGAAGGagacaaattattaaaaatattcagaataaaaaaaagttgtccTAAAGGGAACCTAACATCTCTAAAGGATCTCAATTATCCATCAATGGTAGCCCCTGTGGACAAAGACTCGGCTTTCAACATCCAGTTCTCGAGAATAGTGAAAAATGTTGGTCGACTTCCTAACTCCACATATCATGCACAGATTACCACTGGGGATAGTGCAATTCATGTTAGCGTTGAGCCAAGTATTCTATCTTTTACACAATTCAGGGAAACAAAATCTTTTGTCCTGACGGTTAGTGGACAATGGTTGAACCAAGACCAtatttcttgttctttggtGTGGTCTGATGGAACTTATAGAGTCAGGAGTCCCattctcttgtatagaaattcaATTGTTTGA